A stretch of DNA from Brevibacterium sp. CBA3109:
GGGGCAGGGTGACGGGTCCGGTGAGTTCTTCGACGGCCAGGTAGGCGCTGCGCAGCGTGTGGTACATGTTCGTGCCGGTGTCGCCGTCCGGGACTGGGAAGACGTTGAGCTCGTCTATCTCGACGCGTTCCTTGCGCAGGCGATCAACGGCCCGCCGAGCCCACCTGGCGGCCAGACGCCCGTTGAGGCCGATGGCTTGATTGGGTCCGCTCATGTCACTTCCCGAAATGGCCGAAGCCGCTCGTCGGCACCGGTACGCCGTCGAGACTGACCCCGCTGCCGACTCTCATCTCTCCGATTCTCCGCCAGCCTACCGGAGGTGTGTCGAACTGGCCCGACGACGCGACGAAGCCATGGTCCTCTCCCCCATTCAGCACCCAGGACAACGCCAACTCCTCTGCCTCTGACGCAGCCCCGGCGGTCCCTTCGTCCGGTTCGACCCCCTCGATGTTGCCCACCAGGTGCTGTGCTGCAGGCAGCAGCGGATCGATGAGGTCTTGGAGCGAGGCACGGTCGATGCCGGCGTGGACTCCCGAGGCCGCCGCTACCCGTCCCAGATCTGTACTGAGCCCATCGGAGACATCGATCATCGCCGAGGCTTCCCTCATCTGCAGGACAGCCGCATAGTCCGGCTGTGGGGCCAGTTGGGTGGTGATGAGTTCCGTGAGGCTCTCACCGAGTTGAGGATCATTGCGGGCGACTTCAGCGTCGCCGTCGACACCGGCGAAGAGGAGATCCAATCCGGCTGCCGCGCGTCCGATGGTTCCGGCCAGGTAGATCGAGTCTCCCGGCTGCGCCCCCGAGCGGGTGATCGCTGCGTGATCGCCGACGGTGCCCAACGCGGTGATCGCGATGACGATGAGGCCCGAGGACGAGAGGTCTCCGCCGATGACCGGGACTTCGCAGCCCAGTTCCTCGCCGGCACGTGCCGCCTCGGCGACGATGCCTGCGAAGAGAGCTTCGAGATCCTCGATCTTCGTCGAGTCCGGCACCGCCAGTGACACAAGCAGCCCATGCGGCTTGGCGCCCATGACGCACACATCGGAGAGGTTCTGTGCGGCGGCTTTGGTCCCGAGCCGAGACCAGTCGAGCCAGGCGCGGGTGAAGTCCTCGTTCTCCACCAACATGTCGGCCGTGGACACCAGATTGCCGTCCACCGCGGTCACCGCAGCATCATCTCCGGGTCCGATGATCACCTGCGAACCGCTGCGATTGTGAGAGAGGATGCGTTCGAGCACGTGTGATTCGCCAAGTTCGGACAGTCGGGTCATGACTCAAGGTTATCGGGAGATACGGTAGTTGCATGAGATCTCGTCGCCTCCGCCCGTCGCCTCGACCCTCGCCTGACCCCTCGCCTCGGAAGGCGCGCGCCATAGCCCTCGCAGCCGTTGTCACCGTGGCAGCGGGTGTGAGCCTAGCCGGGTGCGAGCGAACTGTCGTCGTCGACCCCGCCCAGGACGCACAGAATCCCAAATGCGCCGACATCATGCTCCGCATGCCCGATGAGATCGCAGGCGAGAAGTCACGCACGACATCCTCCCAAGGCACGAAAGCGTGGGGAGATCCCAACATCGCAGTCGTCCGCTGCGGCGTCACCCCACCCGGACCGACCACCGATCAGTGCGTGAGCGTGAGCAGCGTCGACTGGATCTCGAAGGCCTCCGAGGAGGAAGACACCTGGGTGTTCACCAGCTACGGCCGCACCCCGGCAGTCGAAGTCCTCGTCAACCGCAAAGCCGAATCGGGCAACAATGTGCTCGCAGCGATCTCGCCGGCATTGACCGCGATCAAGCCTGAGGCCAAGTGCGTGGGAGCCGAGGACCTCGACAGCTGAGCAGACCCACTGAGCAAGTCCGCTGGGGCCCGCTGCGCAGGCCCACTGAGCGAGCCCACTGGGGTCCGCTGAGCAAGTCCGCTGCGCAGCGAGCGGCCCACTTAGCATCGACGGGCGACGCTATACAGTGGCCGCTCGATGATAAGCAGTCCCTTCGGCAGAGTCACCTGTGCTTGTGGACTGTGAGTGGCGACCACTGGGTCATGTGACTGCAACCTCCACTTGATGCGTTTTGATAGTGTTCATTGCATTTAGATCATCTTTGGCTTCATAATGAGGCTATGGTCTCTGTCTTCAGATCCAAGGAGCTCCATGACCTCGGGTTCACGGAGATGGGCATTCAGGGTGCACTGAGCTGTTGTCTGCGCCGGATTCGGCGCGGGCACTTCGTTCTGTATTCACCCTGCGCCACGACTGACCATCAACCGCTCCACCTTCTGCACGACGCCACTGCGACGGACTACCCGCGACGGTATGGAGACATTCGAGACAACTCAGAATGGCTCAAAGTGCTGATCCGCTCGTATGCTGACGAACTTCCGTCGGGAGCGGTCTTCTCTCATGTGTCCGCAGCACTGATCCACGGTCTGGACCCTCCGTTTCCGGCAACTGAGTCCGCCGAGGTGGTCCGGCCCGGATTTCACCGCGTGAAGAAGACCCTGCGAACCCGTGACCGTGCACTGAGCTGCGAAGAAATGGCGGCTATCGGCGATCTGCCCGTGACCACCATCGCCAGAACACTCCTCGACCTTGCCAACGACTATCCACTTGAAGTCTCGGTGCCCTTCATCTCTGAGGCGCTGCGTCGAGGACTCACATCTTGCGAGTCACTGCGTGAGAGTATCCGATCGGGCACACGTGGCTGCAGACGAGCGACCCAGGCCATCGACTTGTCCAGCCCGGCTCACGAGTCATCGGGGGAAGCGCTGTGCGCCGTGAAGTTCTTTCGGTTCAACATCACCGGGATGACTCCCCAGATGGATGCCTACGACCGCTTCGGAACGTGGATCGCTCGCAATGACTTCCGACATGACAAGCATCCGCTGATCGTCGAGGTCCACGGCGTGGGAAAGTACTATCTCAATGCCGCGGGGCCAGACCAGGCGAGTTCTGCAAACCATGAACGACATATGAAGCTGCTCAACGCCGGGTACCGAGTCTTCAACCTCGTTTGGGCAGACCTCTTCCGCACGAGTGAGTTCGCGAAGATCAGGGCAGCCCTCGCCGAGTTCGGCTGAGGGCCGACACAACTCAAAGCACTCCGACAAGTGCTTCTGCCAAGGAGCAACACCAGTTCAGGCAGCTCAGGCAGTTCAGGCAGTTCAGGCAGGGACGAGCATATTCAACTGAATTCTTCGCGGCAAGCAAGAACGGCCGCCAGCGCCCAACGAGACCACTCAGACCCCAACGAGACCACTCAGCATTGACCGGACTACTTGGCGTCGAGGGATCAGGCTATAACGTGCCCCCTCGACGCTAAGCAGTCCGCTCGATGAGAAAAGTGCCATATAAGGCCTGCCTACAGAGTTATTCGGCTGAGGCGATCAGACACAAGCATCGTCGGCAGCACCAGCAACCTCCGAGGAAACCTGTCACAGCTGGCCCCTCAGCGGGTCAGCGACTGAGTGGCTCAGCGACTGAGTGGCTCACTGGCTACATGATCAGTGGGTGCGGGCGTGATCGACCAGTGCGATGGTGATGAGCTCTGAGATGAGCGCCGGATACTCGATGCCGGAGTTCGACCACATGAACGGGTACGCCGAGGTGGGGGTGAATCCCGGGAGTGTGTTGATCTCGTTGATGAGGACCTCACCGGAATCCGTGACGAAGGTATCGACACGCGAGAGCCCCGTGCAGTCGAAGAGCCGGAACACCTGGGCCGAGAGCTCCTGGATCCGCGCCGTCGTCTTCTCATCGACGCGGGCCGGGCAGGTCAGCTGCGCATCGGCGAGGTCGAGGTATTTGGCTTCGAAGTCATAGAACGAGTGCTCGCCGGAGACTTCGATCTCTCCGGGGAACGAGACCCGAACCTCACGGTCGTGAACGGAGCCGAGGACCGCGCACTCGATCTCACGACCGACGACCCGTGGTTCGACGATGACCTTGGAATCATGGTCGAAGGCAGAGCGCAGCGCCTGATCCAGCCCTGCGACGGAATCGACGCGGCTGACTCCCATCGACGATCCTGCCCGTGCCGGTTTGACGAACACAGGCAGCCCCAAGCCGGTGATCCGAGCCTCAGCATCGGCCCGGTCGGCCTCCCACATGGTTTCGGTCACGAGCTCCCAGGGGCATGTCGGAATTTGGGCGTGGGCCATGAGGGACTTCGTGTAGTGCTTGTCCATGCTCGCCGCCGAGGCGAAGACCCCGGAGCCGACGAAGGCCGTGTCGCTGAGTTCGAACAGGCCCTGCAGGGTGCCGTCTTCCCCGTACTGGCCGTGCAGGAGAGGAAAGTAGACGTCGACGGATCCGAGTTCGGTGTAGTGGCCCTCGGCGTCCCTGTGCAGCAGGGGCGAGCCCTGAGCTGAGATCGGCGGGATGATCTCGGTTCCGTTGTCAGCGACCTCGGGCATATTCGCCGGGTCGAAGGCCATCGTCGACCAGTCTTCGACGATGCGCCACACACCGGCCTTCGTGATGCCGATGGGCAGAACACGGTAGGCGTCATCGTCGATGGCCCGGATGACCCCGGCAGCAGTGACGCAGCTGACGGCGTGTTCGCTCGATCGTCCGCCGAAGAGGACTGCGACGAGTGGCCGGTGATCAGATTCAGGCATGGAGATCCTTGGTCGTTAGCGCGCGTGACCGATTGTACGGACTGGAAAACTCTAGCTCACTTGAGCTCGAAGGTGCATTCCAGCCATGCGCGGGCGATGCCCTTGAAGAACATGTTGAACCCGGCGAAGGCCGGTGACGCGGATTCGTCGAGGCCCAGCGGCTCCGCCAATGCCGTGACGATGAAGAAGTACCGGTGTGATCCGTGCCCCTGGGGTGGTGCGGCACCGACGAAGCGCGGTTCGCCCGCGTCGTTGCGCAGCGTCACGCTACCGGCGGGCAGCAGGTCCGCCGAGGGGTCACCGGCGTTGGCGGGCAGACTGGTTGTCGACGCGTCGAGGTCGGTGACGACCCAGTGCCAGAAGCCGGAGCCAGTGGGCGCGTCCGGGTCATAACAGGTCACGGCGAAGGCCTTGGTCTCCTCGGGGAATCCCGACCATGACAGCTGCGGTGAGGTGTCCTGGCCACCTTCGACGCCCATCGCGCCCGAGAGCTGAGGCCCGCTCAGTTCGGCTCCGTTCTCGATATCCGTGCTGGTGAGAGTGAATGTTGGGACGTCGGAAAGGTTGTAGAACGGCGAGTTGATGCTCATGTCTGCTCCTTGTCGTACGAAATGATGCAGTGGACGTTGCTGAGGATTCCTCGGATCTTCAAAGGCCCCGGGCCGCCGAGGCGGTCAGGCCGATGGTCCCTCGTGCTTACGCTTCCGAGACAACAGCAAACCGGCGAGTTCGTCAACCCGCAGCCGTCCGCCGAGGACCGCGCATACCGCTTCCGTGATCGGCAGGTCGACCTCGTACTTGCGCCCCAGGGCGAGGATGGCAGGAGCCGACTTCACTCCCTCAGCGGTCTGCGAGGTGTGGGCGATGACGTCGGCGAGGCTCATACCCTCGCCTAGGTGACGCCCGAATGTCCTGTTCCGCGACAGTGGTGAGGCACAGGTGGCGACGAGGTCGCCGAGTCCGGCCAGGCCCGAGAGGGTGTGCGGCGCGGCGCCCATGGCAGCAGCCAGACGGGAGGTCTCGGCCAGGCCGCGGGTGATGATCGAGGCCTTCGAGTTGTCGCCGAGCTTCTGCCCGTCGGCGATGCCGACCGCCAGTGCGATGACGTTCTTGACGGCACCACCCATCTCGACGCCGACGACATCGGTGTTCGTATAGGGCCGGAAGTATCCGTTCGCGCTGATCTGGGCGACCACTTCGGCCGTCTCGATGCTCTCTGAAGCCACGACGGTGGCGGTGGGCTGACGATCGGCGATCTCACGGGCCAGGTTCGGGCCGGAGACGACCGCGATCTGGGTGGAATCCACCTCGGCGACCTCGGCGATGACCTCGGACATGCGCTTGCCCGTGTCGACCTCGATGCCCTTCATCAGGCTCACGAGCTTCACCCCTGGACGCAGATGCGGCTTCCATCGGCTCAGGTTCTCCCGCAGGGTCTGTGCGGGAACGGCGAGGATGATCACCTCGGCGTCGGTGACGGCGGCGATGTCGTCAGCGGTGGCACTCAGCAGCTCGGGCAGGGCACGGTCACCCAGGTACCGTTCATTCGTGTGTGAGGTGGTGATCTCCTCGGCGACCTCGGACCGGCGAGCCCAGAGGGTGACGGGGAATCCGGCATCGGCGACGACGGCGGCATAGGTCGTCCCCCATGATCCGGCTCCCAGCACTGCGGTCTTCTTGACGCTCATTCGCCGACCTCCTCGTTGTGGAATCTCTCGGGCAGCTCACGGTTCGAGAGCTCGCCGACCATCGCTGCAATGGTGTTCGTCAGGCGGTGGGTGAGCACCGTCTTGGACTTCTTCTCCTCGCGGTGGGCCCACAGGTCCTCGTAGTCGATTGGGTCACCGAATCGGACCACCGAGGTGTGTCGCAGAGGTCGGAACTTGGGCACCTTCGCCCCTTGCGGGAAGATCTCCTGAAGTCCCCAGTGCGCGGCGGGGATGATCGGGGCACCGGTTTCGAGTGCGAGCCTGGCGGTGCCGGTCTTGAAGTGCTGTGGCCACAGTTCCGTGTCCTTCGTCAGCGTTCCCTCCGGATAGATGACGACGCATTCGCCCTTGGCCAGAGCCTCCTTCGCGTATTCGAGGGAGTCACCGGCCTGTGTGGAGGAGCGCAGAACCGGGATCTGGCCCAGTCCACGGAGGACGGCGCCGAGGGCACCTGAGAACAGACCTGATTTGGCGAGGAAGTGCGGCAGGTGCCCGTTGCGCCACAGGGCGAGCCCGACGAGGATCGGGTCGAGGTGGCTGGCATGGTAAGCGGCGATGATGGCACCGGTGCCCCGCGTCTCCGGCATCCCTCGCATGCGCCGCATTCGCGGCGTCCGAGGCGGCAGGATCTCGGCATTGTCGACCTTGATCTTCGAGGTCAGCCGGTAGAGCCCATAGGCGGTCGAGGCCACGACGAAGGCGACTCGGCGCTGGGACCGGACCGCGGAGGGTTCGAAGGAGACCAGCACGTCCTCGTCACTCATGCGGCCACCTCGGCGCCGAGACCGATGAGCTTGTCGAGGAAGTTCTCGTATCCGCGGTTGATGAGTTCGATGCCGTGGACCTGGCTGGTTCCGCGTGCGGCCAGGGCTGCGATGAGGTGGCTGAACCCACCGCGCAGGTCGGGCACGTCGATACGTGTTCCCGTGAGTTCGGTGGGCCCGGAGACCACGGCCGAGTGCTGGTAGTTGCGGCGTCCGAAGCGGCAGGGTGTACCGCCGAGGCATTCGCGGTAGAGCTGGATCTGGGCACCCATCTCCCCGAGCGCGTGGGTGAAGCCGAAGCGGTTCTCGTACACGGTTTCGTGGATGATCGACAGGCCCTCGGCCTGGGTCATGGCGACGACGAGCGGTTGCTGCCAGTCGGTCATGAAGCCCGGGTGAACATCGGTCTCCAGGGCGAAGGACGTGAGCTTGCCGCCGGGGTGGCGGAAGCGGATCCCAGTCTCCTCGACCTCGAATTCACCGCCGATGCGGCGGAAGACGTTGAGGAAGGTGATGAGCTCGGGCTGGGAGGCGCCTTCGACGAAGATGTCTCCCCCGGTGGCCAGCGCGGCCGAGGCCCAGGAGGCGGTCTCATTGCGGTCGGGCAGCGCCCGGTGGATGAAGCCGCGCAGAGTCTCCACACCTTCGATGCGCACCACGCGGTCGGTGTCGACGGTGATGATGGCGCCCATCTTCTGCAGCAGGGCGATGAGATCCATGATCTCGGGTTCGATGGCCGCATTGCGCAATTCGGTCACGCCCTCGGCCCTCACCGCGGTCAGCAGCACCTGTTCGGTGGCGCCGACGGAGGGAAAGGGAAGTTCGACCTTGGTGCCCTGCAGGCGCCCACGGGTAGTGAGCATGATGCCGCCGGAGGTCTTGTCGACCTCGGCGCCGAACTGTCGCAGGACGTCGAGGTGGAAGTTGATGGGGCGGTCACCGATGTGGCATCCGCCCAGATCCGGAATGAACGCCTGACCCAGGCTGTGCAGGAGAGGTCCGCAGAAGAGGATCGGGATCCGCGAGGATCCAGCATGCGCGTCGATGTCGACGATCGACCCCTGTGCCATATCGGAAGGGTCCAGATGCAGTTCACCGTCGGAGCGCTGCCCATCGGTGCCAGGTGTGACACGGACACCATGGAGCTCGAGGAGACCGGTGACGATCTCAACGTCCCTGATCTGCGGCACGCCGCGCAGCACGGAGGGCGTCTCTGCCAGCAATGAGGCGACCATAGCCTTGGGAACCAGGTTCTTGGCGCCTCTGACCTGGACGGTTCCACCTAACGGATTACCGCCGCGAACTTCGAGCATGTTCCTCCCTGCGTCACACTTGCACCCGGTGGGATCCGGGCGTGGCCCAGACTAGTCCGGACTCGTCCAAGACTAGCGCAGACGTCCCTCCAACTCAGAGACGGCGCGAGCTCCGACCTCAGAGTCAGCACGGACTCCCGCGAGAGCCGCGGATCGGCTCGCTCAGACCTTCGCGGGCAGGGTCGTCGGTTTGAATGCCGCGCGCCGGGACTCGAACTCAGAGATCTCGGATTCCTTGGCCAGGGTCAGGCTGATGTCGTCATGGCCTTCGAGCAGGCGCCAGCGCGTGTAGTCATCGATCTGGAACGTCACGGTCACCGAATCGCAGGTCACGGTCTTCTCGTTCAGGTCGACGGTGATCGGGGTGCCCGGGTGGTTCTCCAGGATCTTCCAGATCAGTTCGATGTCGTCCTGTTCCAGCTGAGCCGCCAACAGGCCCTCTTTGCCGGAGTTGCCGCGGAAGATGTCGCCGAAGCGGGAGGAGAGGATGACACGGAAACCGTAGTCCTTCAATGCCCACACCGCGTGTTCACGCGAGGAGCCGGTGCCGAAGTCAGGTCCGGCTACGAGGACGGAGCCGGCCGAGAAGTCGGGGTCGTTGAGGACGAAGTCCTCCGCGGTCCGCCACCGGTAGAACAGGGCGTCTTCGAACCCGGTGCGGGTGACACGCTTGAGGAATTTCGCCGGGATGATCTGGTCGGTGTCGATGTTGGCTCGGCGCAGCGGGACGCCGATGCCGGTGTGGGTGCTGAATGCTTCCATCGGTTGTCAGTCCTTACGCGTTCGCCGAGGTGGGGGTGGGTGTCAGTGTCAAGGTGGGCTTATCTTCAGTCCACGCCACCGGTTCGGCGTCGCGGGGCAGATCCTTGACGTCACCGGGCGAGGACAACGTTCCGCGCACGGCTGTGGCCGCGGCCACGAGTGGAGACACGAGGTGGGTGCGTCCGCCCTTGCCCTGTCGGCCCTCGAAGTTGCGGTTCGAGGTCGAGGCACAGCGTTCGCCGTCGGCCAGCTGGTCCGGGTTCATGCCCAAGCACATCGAGCAGCCGGCGAAGCGCCACTCTCCCCCGAAGTCCTTGAAGACCCGGTCGAGGCCTTCCTCCTCGGCCTGCAGGCGGACCTTCGCCGAGCCGGGGACGACCATGAAGCGGACGTTCTCGGCCTTCTTCCGACCCTGGACCACCTCGGCGGCGGCACGCAGGTCCTCGATGCGCGAATTTGTGCAGGATCCCAGGAACACGGTGTCGACTTCGATCTCACGCAGCGGTGTGCCCGGTGTCAGTCCCATGTAGGCCAGCGCGTTGGCAGCAGATGCCTTGTCGTTCTCATCGGCGAAGTCATCGGGTGAGGGCACGGCCGCTGACAGCGGCAGCCCCTGACCCGGGTTGGTTCCCCAGGTCACGAACGGTTCGATGTCCTTGGCTTCGAGGACGACCTCATGGTCGAAGGTCGCATCCGCGTCGGTGTACAGGGTCTTCCAGTATTCGAGGGCGCCGTCCCAGTCGTCACCCTCGGGTGCGTGCGGACGACCCTTGACGTACTCGAAGGTGGTTTCGTCCGGGGCGACCATGCCGGCGCGGGCTCCCGCCTCGATCGACATATTGCAGATGGTCATCCGCGCTTCCATCGACAGCGCCCGGATCGCCGAGCCGCGGTACTCGAGCACGTAGCCCTGACCGCCGCCGGTGCCGATCTTCGCGATGATGGCGAGAATGATGTCCTTGGCGCTCGAGCCTTCGGGCAGGTCGCCGTCGACGGTGATCGACATCGTCTTGAATGCCTTGAGGCTCAGGGTCTGGGTGGCGAGCACGTGCTCGACCTCGGAAGTGCCGATGCCCAGCGCCAACGCACCGAAGGCCCCGTGGGTGGAGGTGTGCGAGTCGCCGCAGACGACGGTGGTGCCCGGCTGGGTCAGGCCCAGCTGTGGGCCCACGACGTGGACGATTCCTTGATCGGCATCGCCGAGGCTGTGCAGACGGATCCCGAATTCCCGCGTATTCTGCCGCAGCGTTTCGATCTGCGTGGCAGAGGTGGGCTCCGCGATGGGCTTGTCGATGTCCCAGGTCGGAGTGTTGTGATCCTCCGTGGCGATCGTCAGATCGGGGCGGCGCACCGGGCGCCCGGCGAGTCGGAGACCGTCGAATGCCTGCGGGCTGGTGACCTCGTGGACGAGGTGGAGGTCGATGTAGATGAGGTCGGGCGCACCGTCTTCGCCCAGGGATACGACGTGATCGGCCCAGACCTTCTCGGCCAAAGTGCGTGGCATGGTTCCTCCCGCTGGTACAGAGACTGCCTGTACATGCTTACTGCTGTGACGGCCCGTGTTCGGGCGTGGGTGACATTCGATATG
This window harbors:
- the leuC gene encoding 3-isopropylmalate dehydratase large subunit, producing MPRTLAEKVWADHVVSLGEDGAPDLIYIDLHLVHEVTSPQAFDGLRLAGRPVRRPDLTIATEDHNTPTWDIDKPIAEPTSATQIETLRQNTREFGIRLHSLGDADQGIVHVVGPQLGLTQPGTTVVCGDSHTSTHGAFGALALGIGTSEVEHVLATQTLSLKAFKTMSITVDGDLPEGSSAKDIILAIIAKIGTGGGQGYVLEYRGSAIRALSMEARMTICNMSIEAGARAGMVAPDETTFEYVKGRPHAPEGDDWDGALEYWKTLYTDADATFDHEVVLEAKDIEPFVTWGTNPGQGLPLSAAVPSPDDFADENDKASAANALAYMGLTPGTPLREIEVDTVFLGSCTNSRIEDLRAAAEVVQGRKKAENVRFMVVPGSAKVRLQAEEEGLDRVFKDFGGEWRFAGCSMCLGMNPDQLADGERCASTSNRNFEGRQGKGGRTHLVSPLVAAATAVRGTLSSPGDVKDLPRDAEPVAWTEDKPTLTLTPTPTSANA
- a CDS encoding DUF3515 domain-containing protein, which codes for MRSRRLRPSPRPSPDPSPRKARAIALAAVVTVAAGVSLAGCERTVVVDPAQDAQNPKCADIMLRMPDEIAGEKSRTTSSQGTKAWGDPNIAVVRCGVTPPGPTTDQCVSVSSVDWISKASEEEDTWVFTSYGRTPAVEVLVNRKAESGNNVLAAISPALTAIKPEAKCVGAEDLDS
- a CDS encoding YbhB/YbcL family Raf kinase inhibitor-like protein, which translates into the protein MSINSPFYNLSDVPTFTLTSTDIENGAELSGPQLSGAMGVEGGQDTSPQLSWSGFPEETKAFAVTCYDPDAPTGSGFWHWVVTDLDASTTSLPANAGDPSADLLPAGSVTLRNDAGEPRFVGAAPPQGHGSHRYFFIVTALAEPLGLDESASPAFAGFNMFFKGIARAWLECTFELK
- the leuD gene encoding 3-isopropylmalate dehydratase small subunit: MEAFSTHTGIGVPLRRANIDTDQIIPAKFLKRVTRTGFEDALFYRWRTAEDFVLNDPDFSAGSVLVAGPDFGTGSSREHAVWALKDYGFRVILSSRFGDIFRGNSGKEGLLAAQLEQDDIELIWKILENHPGTPITVDLNEKTVTCDSVTVTFQIDDYTRWRLLEGHDDISLTLAKESEISEFESRRAAFKPTTLPAKV
- a CDS encoding D-alanine--D-alanine ligase family protein — protein: MPESDHRPLVAVLFGGRSSEHAVSCVTAAGVIRAIDDDAYRVLPIGITKAGVWRIVEDWSTMAFDPANMPEVADNGTEIIPPISAQGSPLLHRDAEGHYTELGSVDVYFPLLHGQYGEDGTLQGLFELSDTAFVGSGVFASAASMDKHYTKSLMAHAQIPTCPWELVTETMWEADRADAEARITGLGLPVFVKPARAGSSMGVSRVDSVAGLDQALRSAFDHDSKVIVEPRVVGREIECAVLGSVHDREVRVSFPGEIEVSGEHSFYDFEAKYLDLADAQLTCPARVDEKTTARIQELSAQVFRLFDCTGLSRVDTFVTDSGEVLINEINTLPGFTPTSAYPFMWSNSGIEYPALISELITIALVDHARTH
- the murA gene encoding UDP-N-acetylglucosamine 1-carboxyvinyltransferase, yielding MLEVRGGNPLGGTVQVRGAKNLVPKAMVASLLAETPSVLRGVPQIRDVEIVTGLLELHGVRVTPGTDGQRSDGELHLDPSDMAQGSIVDIDAHAGSSRIPILFCGPLLHSLGQAFIPDLGGCHIGDRPINFHLDVLRQFGAEVDKTSGGIMLTTRGRLQGTKVELPFPSVGATEQVLLTAVRAEGVTELRNAAIEPEIMDLIALLQKMGAIITVDTDRVVRIEGVETLRGFIHRALPDRNETASWASAALATGGDIFVEGASQPELITFLNVFRRIGGEFEVEETGIRFRHPGGKLTSFALETDVHPGFMTDWQQPLVVAMTQAEGLSIIHETVYENRFGFTHALGEMGAQIQLYRECLGGTPCRFGRRNYQHSAVVSGPTELTGTRIDVPDLRGGFSHLIAALAARGTSQVHGIELINRGYENFLDKLIGLGAEVAA
- the thiL gene encoding thiamine-phosphate kinase; translation: MTRLSELGESHVLERILSHNRSGSQVIIGPGDDAAVTAVDGNLVSTADMLVENEDFTRAWLDWSRLGTKAAAQNLSDVCVMGAKPHGLLVSLAVPDSTKIEDLEALFAGIVAEAARAGEELGCEVPVIGGDLSSSGLIVIAITALGTVGDHAAITRSGAQPGDSIYLAGTIGRAAAGLDLLFAGVDGDAEVARNDPQLGESLTELITTQLAPQPDYAAVLQMREASAMIDVSDGLSTDLGRVAAASGVHAGIDRASLQDLIDPLLPAAQHLVGNIEGVEPDEGTAGAASEAEELALSWVLNGGEDHGFVASSGQFDTPPVGWRRIGEMRVGSGVSLDGVPVPTSGFGHFGK
- a CDS encoding lysophospholipid acyltransferase family protein, translating into MSDEDVLVSFEPSAVRSQRRVAFVVASTAYGLYRLTSKIKVDNAEILPPRTPRMRRMRGMPETRGTGAIIAAYHASHLDPILVGLALWRNGHLPHFLAKSGLFSGALGAVLRGLGQIPVLRSSTQAGDSLEYAKEALAKGECVVIYPEGTLTKDTELWPQHFKTGTARLALETGAPIIPAAHWGLQEIFPQGAKVPKFRPLRHTSVVRFGDPIDYEDLWAHREEKKSKTVLTHRLTNTIAAMVGELSNRELPERFHNEEVGE
- a CDS encoding NAD(P)H-dependent glycerol-3-phosphate dehydrogenase yields the protein MSVKKTAVLGAGSWGTTYAAVVADAGFPVTLWARRSEVAEEITTSHTNERYLGDRALPELLSATADDIAAVTDAEVIILAVPAQTLRENLSRWKPHLRPGVKLVSLMKGIEVDTGKRMSEVIAEVAEVDSTQIAVVSGPNLAREIADRQPTATVVASESIETAEVVAQISANGYFRPYTNTDVVGVEMGGAVKNVIALAVGIADGQKLGDNSKASIITRGLAETSRLAAAMGAAPHTLSGLAGLGDLVATCASPLSRNRTFGRHLGEGMSLADVIAHTSQTAEGVKSAPAILALGRKYEVDLPITEAVCAVLGGRLRVDELAGLLLSRKRKHEGPSA